The sequence GCGCCCGCATCGGCAAAGGCGCGCGCCTGCGCCGCCGGATCGTCGCCATAGACGGTCGCGCGGTCCATATCGCCCTCGGCGAGCCGCACCACCTGTCCGCCTTTCAGGTCGATCGCGGGGAAGATGGTCAGGGTCATCGAATATCCTCCCTGTCGCGCAGCGATGGGGAGGTGGCAGCGCGAAGCGCTGACGGAGGGGCTATGGCGCTACCGTCGCGGCCCCTCCACCACTCGCTGCGCGAGCGGTCCCCGTTCCCATGGCTTCGCCACAGGGAGGATTTGACGGTTACGGACGCCATGCGAGAAATCTCTCTAATGTCGCAAGGCCATAGGCCTGGCTTTTTTCGGGGTGGAACTGGACGCCGATCATATTGTCGCGGCCGACGGCGGCGGTGAAAGGTCCGCCATGGCTGCTCGTCGCGAGCACGTCGGCGGCATCGGCGAAATGATAGCCGTGGAGAAAATAGGCCTCGCCCGCCGCGATCACCGGATGCGCCGCCACTGGCACAATGTCGTTCCAGCCCATGTGCGGGATGCGTAAGGCAGGCGCGGGATCGAACGCGCGCACGGTGCCGCCAATCCAGCCGAGACCCTTGTGCGTGCCATGCTCCTCGCCCGCATCGGCGAGCAATTGCATCCCGACGCAAATACCGAGGAAGGGCGCGCCTTCACCCCGCACCCGCCGCTCCATCGCCGCGATCAACCCGGGAATCGCCGACAACCCGTTCATGCAGGCGGCGAACGCGCCGACGCCGGGCAGCACGATCCGGTCGGCGCTGGCCACGACATCGGGATCGGCGGTAACGGCAACATTCTCCGCGCCCGCCGCGACGAGCGCATTATGCACCGAGCGAAGATTGCCCGCGCCATAGTCGATCAGGGCAATGGCGGTCATCGGCTGGTCCTACAGGACGCCCTTGGTGCTGGGGATCGCATCGCCCTTGCGCGGGTCGATCTCGACCGCCTGGCGCAGCGCGCGCGCGAGCGCCTTGTACATGCTTTCGGCGATATGATGGTTGTTCTCGCCATAGAGCGTTTCGATGTGCAGCGTGATGCCCGCGGTCTGCGCAAAGCTGTGAAACCAGTGCGGAAACATCTCGGTGTCCATCTCGCCGAGGCGTGGCTGCGAGAAGCCCGATTTGTAGACGCAGTGCGGGCGCCCCGAAATGTCGAGCACGCAGCGCGTCAGTGTCTCGTCCATCGGCGCGTGCGCCTCGCCGTAGCGCGCGATGCCGCGCTTGTCGCCGAGCGCCTTGGCGACCGCTTCGCCGAGCGCGAGCGCCGAATCCTCGACCGTGTGATGCTGGTCGATATGAAGGTCGCCCTTCACCGCCATCGAAATGTCGATCAGCGAGTGGCGCGACAATTGTTCGACCATATGGTCGAGGAAACCGATGCCCGTGGACACCGAATAATCGCCCGTCCCGTCGAGATTGACGGTGATCGCGATATCCGTTTCCTTGGTTGTGCGCTGGACGGTGGCGGTTCGCATGACATGCCCCTTAGACGCTATTTTTCGCGTTGCAAGGCGACTCTGTCCGCCTCTATCCCCCCTCGACCCCCCTTGACCAGCGCGCCCGGCCCGTCCATCCCCCTCGGCCATGAGTGACGACGTCCGCGACAGCCTGATTCCCTATGACGAAATCGTGCAGGATGCGCTGCGCGCGGTGGTCGGCCGCGTGTTGTCGCAGGTCGAGGGGACCGACAGCCTGCCCGGTGAGCATCATTTCTATATCACCTTCAAGACGCAGGCGCCTGGTGTCGACATTCCCGCGCATCTGGTCGCCAAGTTCCCCGACGAAATGACGATCGTGCTCCAGAACCGCTTCTGGGATCTGACCGTTGCCGAGGATCATTTCAGCGTCGGCCTGTCGTTCAACCAGACGCCGTCGACCCTGATCGTCCCCTATGCCGCGATCACCGCCTTC is a genomic window of Sphingopyxis sp. FD7 containing:
- a CDS encoding SspB family protein, whose protein sequence is MSDDVRDSLIPYDEIVQDALRAVVGRVLSQVEGTDSLPGEHHFYITFKTQAPGVDIPAHLVAKFPDEMTIVLQNRFWDLTVAEDHFSVGLSFNQTPSTLIVPYAAITAFVDPSVDFGLQFQVSDDGAAEPEPHDEADNDRPEVSTEDGSNVVTVDFGKKR
- the hisB gene encoding imidazoleglycerol-phosphate dehydratase HisB, whose protein sequence is MRTATVQRTTKETDIAITVNLDGTGDYSVSTGIGFLDHMVEQLSRHSLIDISMAVKGDLHIDQHHTVEDSALALGEAVAKALGDKRGIARYGEAHAPMDETLTRCVLDISGRPHCVYKSGFSQPRLGEMDTEMFPHWFHSFAQTAGITLHIETLYGENNHHIAESMYKALARALRQAVEIDPRKGDAIPSTKGVL
- the hisH gene encoding imidazole glycerol phosphate synthase subunit HisH — translated: MTAIALIDYGAGNLRSVHNALVAAGAENVAVTADPDVVASADRIVLPGVGAFAACMNGLSAIPGLIAAMERRVRGEGAPFLGICVGMQLLADAGEEHGTHKGLGWIGGTVRAFDPAPALRIPHMGWNDIVPVAAHPVIAAGEAYFLHGYHFADAADVLATSSHGGPFTAAVGRDNMIGVQFHPEKSQAYGLATLERFLAWRP